Within the Candidatus Delongbacteria bacterium genome, the region CATGAAGCCCATTCCCGGCTTGTAAACATGAGCGTATTGCTCACCGGAATTAAAATCCCGCGTGACACCCACAATTAAGCCGGAATTGCTCACGTCGGTGCTTACCACACTCATCCAGAAGCTGGGGTTTTCCGGCTGCACGACCTCATAGCTTGCTCCGCCATCCGTCCACAAGGAGCCGAAGCTATTCATATAACCGGCCATATAGAGACCATTTTGGCTGAAGGCCGAAATTTCCCCATTGACCCAGTCCGGAGGAGATGCGACCGTTTCTTGAGTTATGTTTAAATTTGCGTCAACAGTCCATAACGTGGGGATCCAGTTTCCATCAACACCCGCCATCCAACCGGCGAACTGTGTCCCGTCTTCACTGACCGCGTTGACTCTTCCATCTCGGGTATTTTCTTCGGGAGTCAGATCCAGGATCTGCCACTCACCCAATTCGTCTTGATACCACATGACAGGCGTCGTATGGGTAGCAGAAATCCACTGCATGCCACCCAGGAATGTCCCTGTAGAATTACAACTCCAAACATTGCAGAAGAACATGTCACTGCTTTGCCCATAGGGAAGATGGGGCAACTCGTGATAGGTATTGTTCGCATCCCAGTAGCAGGGCAATTCGTGGCCCAGATTCGAATCAATCTTGGAACCGAAAATCCGTCCGTCATCACTGATGGCACCGGCTTCGGCGTTTGAATCCACCGTGACGAGGCCTTCGGCTTCCGTCCAGTACACGACTCCACTCCACGGGTAGTAGTAAGCCGCAACCTTCAAGCCGTCAGAAGTCACGCCGGCAACATTCGCTCCCTCCAAGTCGAATGGAACCATTTCTCCAACTGGATACGCCCGCAGATGGGATGGCGCCAGTAACAGACCAAGCAAAAGCAGCGCATTCCATTTCATGATCTTCTCCTTTTATGAGCAAATTCTGTCGTTATTGTTTGATACGTTGAACTGCGCTATCAATCTCGATTGAAGGATAGAAATGGTCAATTGCGGGATTAGCTAGAACGCAATGCCATTGTCCGGGACCCAACCCTTTCGTCATCGGAAGTCGCATGATTGTACCACGCCCTGAGGGTGATCGTCATCGGGCAGGCTGCCTGGAGCCCCTGGCCCTGGCAAGGATAGGACAACATCTGTGCCAACCACCACCAACCATGGATAACCCAGTGATCGTGATGTTGTGCAACACGTTACGAGCCCTGCCGGGGCCTTTCCAGCTCGTAGGAATGTGACATGTCACAAATCTGTTATGAAAGAACTGAGTCGCTTTGAGATTGAGAGGGCCTACCCCGCAAATTCTGAACCATCCGGATTTGCAAAAGCGTTCATCCGGCAGAGAGATCAATCCAAATTGACCCAGGGTTCAGCACGTGGCCCCAGTGTTGCGTCTCGGGTTGGGCAGTCCGGACTCCGCACCGGGAATCCCTGTCAGGAGACCTGGAGCGGAAATCTGAGGCTCATCCGGTCTGAATGCACAAGCGCCTGCTTGCGGGCGCTGATCGGGACGGCTCCCCGCCGCCCCTGCCCAAAACCTGATGTGACGAATCCATGAGTGGAAGGAGACGGAGCATGAAGACCGGACTGACCCTGGCGGCCTTGATCACCGCCGGACCCCTGTTTGCCGCAGTGGTGATCAACGAGATCCACTACAACCCCGATCCCGGCGCCGACACCAGTTACGAGTTCTTCGAACTGCACAACACGGGCGCCGTGGACGCCGACCTCGGCGGCTGGGCCGTGACCTCCGGCGTGGTGCACAGCTTCGCCGCCGGCACCAGCATCCCGGCGGGCGGCTACCTCGTGGTGGCCAAATTGGCGAGCACGTACACGGGTGCGCCCTACCACCTCACCAACGTGGTGCAGTGGACCTCGGGCGACCTGAACAACGGCGGCGAGACCCTGACTCTGAGCGACGCCTCCGCCGGGGTGGTGGACACCGTGCCCTATGACGACGGCGGTTGTTGGCCGCTGGACCCGGACGGCCAGGGGCCCAGTCTGGAATTGCTGGATCCGGCGCAGGACAACAGCCTGTGCACGAGTTGGGCGGCCAGCACGGGCGTGGACTACGGCACTCCCGGCGCGCAGAACAGCGTCTTCGCCGGCGGCGGTAGCGCTCCTGTGATCAGCGGCGTGGCCCACAGCCCGGTGGCGCCCTCCTTCTTGGACGCGGTCACGGTGTCGGCCACGGTCACCGACGACACGGGCCTGGCGCTGGTGCAACTGGAGGTGGCGGTGGACGGCAACCCCAGCCAGTTGTTGGCCATGTCCAACCAGGGAGGCGACCTGTTCACGGTGCTGATCCCGGCCCAGGCGGCGGGCGCCGTCGTGGCCTACCGCGTGCTGGCCCAGGACGACAATGCCGAGACCACGCTGGGTGACTGGCAGGGGTACACGGTGGCTGCGGGCACGGTGGAGATCCTGATCAACGAACTGCATTACAACGGACTGGCCGCAGGCACGGATGTGGATGAGTTCATCGAACTCTTCAACCACGGCACGGCCACCGTGGACCTGGGCGGCTGGAGCCTCTCCGGCGTCACCTTCACCTTCCCCGCCGGCAGCTTCATCGCCCCCGGCGAGTATCGCGTGCTGGCGGTCAATTCCGAGGCGTTCGCGGCCCGCTACGGCTTCCTGCCCGACTTCCAGTGGACCTCCGGCGCCCTCTCCAACGACGGCGAGGCCATCGTGCTGAGCAACGCCTCCGCCCAGGAAATGGACCGGGTGGTGTACGACGATGCCAGCCCCTGGCCCACCACGCCCGACGGCAGCGGTCCCAGCCTGGAATTGATCGCCCCGGCGCTGGACAACAGCCTGGCCGCCAACTGGCAGGCCTCGTTTGTGGACGGCGGCACGCCCCGTGGGCCCAACAGCACGGCGCCGGTGGTGGAAGCCATCGACGCGCCGCGCGGCTTCGCCCTGGCGCCGGCCTGGCCCAACCCCTTCAACCCGTCCACCACGTTGGCCTTCACGCTGGAGCAGGCGCAGGTCGTCGAACTGGCCGTCTTCGATCTGGCCGGCCGGCGCGTGGCCGTGCTGGCGCAGGGATTGCGCTCCGCCGGCACGCACCAGGTGGTCTTCCAGGCGGAAGGTCTGGCCAGCGGCCTCTACCTCGCCCGCCTGCAGGGCGAGGGCCGGCTGGAGTGCCAGCGCTTGGTCCTGGTCAAGTAATCCACGGGCGGAAGCCCGCCCACAGAACGACCTGCCCTCCGGCTGCCCGCGCGGCCGGAGGGCTTTTCCTGCCCGGCCGGCTCGCGCGGCCTGGGCCGGGGCCGTGTCACAACGAAAAAGCAGGGACGGGCGCGCAGCGCGGCCGCATCTTGTCGGCGGCGGAATTTTTCTTCCCTGACCCGGC harbors:
- a CDS encoding lamin tail domain-containing protein gives rise to the protein MKTGLTLAALITAGPLFAAVVINEIHYNPDPGADTSYEFFELHNTGAVDADLGGWAVTSGVVHSFAAGTSIPAGGYLVVAKLASTYTGAPYHLTNVVQWTSGDLNNGGETLTLSDASAGVVDTVPYDDGGCWPLDPDGQGPSLELLDPAQDNSLCTSWAASTGVDYGTPGAQNSVFAGGGSAPVISGVAHSPVAPSFLDAVTVSATVTDDTGLALVQLEVAVDGNPSQLLAMSNQGGDLFTVLIPAQAAGAVVAYRVLAQDDNAETTLGDWQGYTVAAGTVEILINELHYNGLAAGTDVDEFIELFNHGTATVDLGGWSLSGVTFTFPAGSFIAPGEYRVLAVNSEAFAARYGFLPDFQWTSGALSNDGEAIVLSNASAQEMDRVVYDDASPWPTTPDGSGPSLELIAPALDNSLAANWQASFVDGGTPRGPNSTAPVVEAIDAPRGFALAPAWPNPFNPSTTLAFTLEQAQVVELAVFDLAGRRVAVLAQGLRSAGTHQVVFQAEGLASGLYLARLQGEGRLECQRLVLVK